A region of Diceros bicornis minor isolate mBicDic1 chromosome 31, mDicBic1.mat.cur, whole genome shotgun sequence DNA encodes the following proteins:
- the ZFTA gene encoding zinc finger translocation-associated protein isoform X1: MEPGGDHRSRSGGGRGGPGPAAASARGRSLPPAGSSGGAEPEEDDGGQDLQLEGGALGSWGSAPLPSSRARGPASSGRKYSDHCEARASRPGKSRIPGRDHRRYYHDHWRLEYLMDFNPARHGMVCMVCGSSLATLKLSTIKRHIRQKHPYSLHWSPREKEVISNSWDAHLGLGACGDAEGLGAQGAEEEEEEEEEEEEEGAGLQACPAKGPGKAPAGGGSRRQLRGGPVAPRARRRRLSASRRAGGSRGLGARRLERRLKESLQNWFRAECLMDYDPRGNRLVCMACGRALPSLHLDDIRAHVLEVHPSSLGLSGPQRSALLQAWGGPPQALSELTQSPPDDDLVPQDLTRKSRDSALAAGAPSSQDLSPPDVKEEAGWVPERPGPAEEEEELEEGERVGVPGRSPRGRHRRRHSQERWRLEYLMELDGGRRGLVCMVCGGALASLKMSTIKRHIRQRHPGSTRLSGPVKALIAQEWSEKAAHLLALGLPCPESPGDPAAPSTAAASEEGGGAEEEEPEEEEWWGDVPLSPGEPSERPAEEEEDDEDGQEPGGLAFPPLPPPPPPPPPPPPRSREQRRNYQPRWRGEYLMDYDGSRRGLVCMVCGGALATLKVSTIKRHILQVHPFSMDFTPEERQTILEAYEEAALRCYGHEGFGPPAPAPRDGGADLKAGAVCRA, translated from the exons ATGGAGCCCGGCGGGGACCACCGGAGCCGGAGCGGCGGCGGCAGGGGCGGCCCCGGGCCAGCAGCGGCCTCGGCACGGGGCCGATCGCTGCCGCCCGCCGGATCGAGCGGCGGCGCGGAGCCCGAGGAGGACGACGGCG GGCAAGATCTTCAGCTGGAAGGGGGTGCTTTGGGGTCCTGGGGGAgtgcccccctgccctcctccagggCCAGGGGACCAGCATCTTCAGGCAGGAAATACTCAGACCACTGTGAGGCCCGGGCCTCGAGGCCTGGAAAGAGCCGCATCCCCGGCCGTGACCACCGGCGCTACTACCACGACCACTGGCGGCTGGAGTACCTGATGGACTTCAACCCTGCCCGGCACGGCATGGTGTGCATGGTGTGCGGCAGCTCCCTGGCCACTCTCAAGCTCAGCACCATCAAGCGGCACATCCGTCAGAAGCACCCCTACTCCCTGCATTGGAGTCCCCGGGAGAAGGAGGTCATCAGCAACAGCTGGGATGCCCACCTTGGGCTGGGGGCCTGCGGAGATGCCGAGGGCCTGGGGGCCCagggggctgaggaggaggaggaggaggaagaagaggaggaggaggagggggctggcctCCAAGCTTGCCCGGCCAAGGGCCCAG GCAAAGCCCCAGCTGGTGGGGGCAGCCGGCGCCAGCTGCGAGGGGGCCCAGTGGCACCCCGGGCTCGGCGCCGTCGCCTCTCAGCCTCCCGGAGGGCCGGGGGCAGCAGGGGGCTGGGTGCCCGGCGCCTGGAGCGGAGGCTGAAGGAGTCCCTGCAGAACTGGTTCCGGGCAGAGTGTCTCATGGACTATGACCCTCGGGGGAACCGGCTGGTGTGCATGGCCTGTGGCCGGGCACTGCCCAGCCTGCACCTGGACGACATCCGTGCCCACGTGCTGGAGGTGcaccccagctccctggggcTCAGCGGCCCCCAGCGCAGCgccctgctgcaggcctggggcGGCCCGCCCCAGGCACTGTCCGAGCTCACCCAGTCCCCACCAG ACGATGACCTCGTCCCCCAGGACCTGACCAGAAAGAGCCGGGACTCCGCCCTCGCTGCTGGAGCCCCCTCCTCTCAGGATCTCAGCCCCCCAGACGTAAAGGAAGAGGCTGGCTGGGTCCCTGAGAGGCCCGGGccggcagaggaggaggaggagctggaggagggcGAGAGGGTGGGGGTCCCGGGCCGGTCGCCGCGgggccgccaccgccgccgccacTCCCAGGAGCGCTGGCGGCTGGAGTACCTCATGGAGCTGGACGGCGGCCGGCGCGGGCTGGTGTGCATGGTGTGCGGGGGCGCGCTGGCCTCGCTCAAGATGAGCACCATCAAGCGCCACATCCGCCAGCGCCACCCGGGCTCCACGCGCCTCAGCGGGCCCGTCAAGGCCCTCATCGCCCAGGAGTGGAGCGAGAAGGCCGCCCACCTGCTGGCCCTGGGGCTGCCCTGCCCCGAGTCCCCCGGGGACCCCGCCGCCCCCAGCACAGCCGCAGCCtccgaggaggggggaggggcagaggaggaggagccggAGGAAGAGGAGTGGTGGG GCGATGTCCCGCTTTCCCCTGGGGAGCCGTCGGAGCGGCCTGCCGAGGAAGAGGAGGACGACGAGGACGGCCAGGAGCCCGGGGGACTCGCCTTCCCTCcgctgcccccgcccccgccgccgcccccgccgccgccgccccgcagCCGAGAGCAGCGGCGGAACTACCAGCCGCGCTGGCGGGGCGAGTACCTGATGGACTACGACGGCAGCCGGCGCGGCCTGGTGTGCATGGTGTGCGGGGGCGCGCTGGCCACGCTCAAGGTCAGCACCATCAAGCGGCACATCCTGCAGGTGCACCCCTTCTCCATGGACTTCACGCCCGAGGAGCGCCAGACCATCCTGGAGGCCTACGAGGAGGCGGCGCTGCGCTGCTACGGCCACGAGGGCTTCGGGCCGCCCGCCCCGGCGCCGCGCGACGGCGGCGCGGACCTCAAGGCGGGCGCCGTGTGTCGGGCGTAG
- the ZFTA gene encoding zinc finger translocation-associated protein isoform X2, with protein sequence MEPGGDHRSRSGGGRGGPGPAAASARGRSLPPAGSSGGAEPEEDDGGQDLQLEGGALGSWGSAPLPSSRARGPASSGRKYSDHCEARASRPGKSRIPGRDHRRYYHDHWRLEYLMDFNPARHGMVCMVCGSSLATLKLSTIKRHIRQKHPYSLHWSPREKEVISNSWDAHLGLGACGDAEGLGAQGAEEEEEEEEEEEEEGAGLQACPAKGPDDDLVPQDLTRKSRDSALAAGAPSSQDLSPPDVKEEAGWVPERPGPAEEEEELEEGERVGVPGRSPRGRHRRRHSQERWRLEYLMELDGGRRGLVCMVCGGALASLKMSTIKRHIRQRHPGSTRLSGPVKALIAQEWSEKAAHLLALGLPCPESPGDPAAPSTAAASEEGGGAEEEEPEEEEWWGDVPLSPGEPSERPAEEEEDDEDGQEPGGLAFPPLPPPPPPPPPPPPRSREQRRNYQPRWRGEYLMDYDGSRRGLVCMVCGGALATLKVSTIKRHILQVHPFSMDFTPEERQTILEAYEEAALRCYGHEGFGPPAPAPRDGGADLKAGAVCRA encoded by the exons ATGGAGCCCGGCGGGGACCACCGGAGCCGGAGCGGCGGCGGCAGGGGCGGCCCCGGGCCAGCAGCGGCCTCGGCACGGGGCCGATCGCTGCCGCCCGCCGGATCGAGCGGCGGCGCGGAGCCCGAGGAGGACGACGGCG GGCAAGATCTTCAGCTGGAAGGGGGTGCTTTGGGGTCCTGGGGGAgtgcccccctgccctcctccagggCCAGGGGACCAGCATCTTCAGGCAGGAAATACTCAGACCACTGTGAGGCCCGGGCCTCGAGGCCTGGAAAGAGCCGCATCCCCGGCCGTGACCACCGGCGCTACTACCACGACCACTGGCGGCTGGAGTACCTGATGGACTTCAACCCTGCCCGGCACGGCATGGTGTGCATGGTGTGCGGCAGCTCCCTGGCCACTCTCAAGCTCAGCACCATCAAGCGGCACATCCGTCAGAAGCACCCCTACTCCCTGCATTGGAGTCCCCGGGAGAAGGAGGTCATCAGCAACAGCTGGGATGCCCACCTTGGGCTGGGGGCCTGCGGAGATGCCGAGGGCCTGGGGGCCCagggggctgaggaggaggaggaggaggaagaagaggaggaggaggagggggctggcctCCAAGCTTGCCCGGCCAAGGGCCCAG ACGATGACCTCGTCCCCCAGGACCTGACCAGAAAGAGCCGGGACTCCGCCCTCGCTGCTGGAGCCCCCTCCTCTCAGGATCTCAGCCCCCCAGACGTAAAGGAAGAGGCTGGCTGGGTCCCTGAGAGGCCCGGGccggcagaggaggaggaggagctggaggagggcGAGAGGGTGGGGGTCCCGGGCCGGTCGCCGCGgggccgccaccgccgccgccacTCCCAGGAGCGCTGGCGGCTGGAGTACCTCATGGAGCTGGACGGCGGCCGGCGCGGGCTGGTGTGCATGGTGTGCGGGGGCGCGCTGGCCTCGCTCAAGATGAGCACCATCAAGCGCCACATCCGCCAGCGCCACCCGGGCTCCACGCGCCTCAGCGGGCCCGTCAAGGCCCTCATCGCCCAGGAGTGGAGCGAGAAGGCCGCCCACCTGCTGGCCCTGGGGCTGCCCTGCCCCGAGTCCCCCGGGGACCCCGCCGCCCCCAGCACAGCCGCAGCCtccgaggaggggggaggggcagaggaggaggagccggAGGAAGAGGAGTGGTGGG GCGATGTCCCGCTTTCCCCTGGGGAGCCGTCGGAGCGGCCTGCCGAGGAAGAGGAGGACGACGAGGACGGCCAGGAGCCCGGGGGACTCGCCTTCCCTCcgctgcccccgcccccgccgccgcccccgccgccgccgccccgcagCCGAGAGCAGCGGCGGAACTACCAGCCGCGCTGGCGGGGCGAGTACCTGATGGACTACGACGGCAGCCGGCGCGGCCTGGTGTGCATGGTGTGCGGGGGCGCGCTGGCCACGCTCAAGGTCAGCACCATCAAGCGGCACATCCTGCAGGTGCACCCCTTCTCCATGGACTTCACGCCCGAGGAGCGCCAGACCATCCTGGAGGCCTACGAGGAGGCGGCGCTGCGCTGCTACGGCCACGAGGGCTTCGGGCCGCCCGCCCCGGCGCCGCGCGACGGCGGCGCGGACCTCAAGGCGGGCGCCGTGTGTCGGGCGTAG